The window GTTCATTTTTATATACTTCATCAAATGTTGAAGAAACATCTCTTAATTCTTTTTTCGTTGAATAATCCTCTAGTAACATAAACATAATTTTTTCATAATTTTCTTTACCAATTCTAGAAATAAGAACATTATTGTATATTTTATTATCATTAAATTCCTGAGCCTCCAGTGGTGGATAAATTACAAAAATTAAATTACCCTCACTTGTTTCATAGGTTTTAATTAAATTTAATGCTTCTAGTTTTTTAAATTGTCTAGTTAATACAGGTAATTTTAATTGAGTGATCAATGATAACTTTTCTATTGTTGGTTGGAAAATGAAAGATTTACTTTGCATAATTACATCTGAAATCAATAAAAAATAAAGGTTAATTGCCCTAATTCCAGCAATTGGTCCATATAAATAATGCATCAAAAATTCGTTATTTTTTAATTTTTCTTCTTTTAGTTTTATACTATATTTCTGATTAAAATTTAACTCCATTTTCATACCTCAATTATCATTTTTTAATATATCTACAAAATGATGATATTAAAATTTAATTTCATTTTTTAGAAAAAATAGTTTCCCACAAGGTAATTACAAAACAAAATTGGAAAAATACCATTAATAATGGTATTTTTTAAGTTTTCAACATAACAACATCGTTTATTTTTGACATTGAGGGCAAAAGTAAGTGCCCCTTTCTCCAACACGAATTTTCATAACAATTTTGCCACAACGTAAACATTCTTTGCCTTTTCTTAAATGAATTTTTAATTTGTCTTGAAAACCCCCAGTTTCACCAATTTTTGGATGATAACTATGTATTGTAGTTCCTCCGTTCAATATTGCGTCTTCTAAAATTTTTTTTGAATGAATTATAATTTGCTTAATTTCATTGTCATTCAATGAATCGCCGCTTCTTTCTGGATTAATGCTTGAGGCAAACAAAATTTCGTCTGCATAAATGTTGCCAATTCCAGAAATCACACTTTGATCTAAAATAATTGATTTTATTGCCCGTTTGGATTTAAAAATTTTTGGTTTAATATTTTCAAAAGTGAAATTATCATCTCAAGGTTCAGGTCCCATTCTTGTTTGCGGTCCTTTTAAATTAAATTCCTCTTTTGTGTACAAATTTAGAACGCCAAATCCTCTTGAATCATAAAAAGAAATTCTATTACCATTTTTGAAATCAATAACAGCATGAAGATGTTTTTGGTTTCAAAATTGATCAGATTGTTTTTCAAAATATCACATTCCTGTCATCCTTAAATGTGATACCAATACATCATCATTTTCCAGCATAAAAAAAATTCATTTACCAAATGATTTTAAATCTGTAATTTTTTTATTTATTATCCTTTTTATTAAATCTTCTTTTGTTGGAAATTTCACTAATGTATTTCAAAAAATTCGTACATCAGATATAATTTCACCAACAATACTTGATTTCAATATTTTAATAACTGTTCTAACTTCTGGTAATTCTGGCATATTTTACTCTTCCATTCTTATTTTAATTCATATCAATTGTTTCCACTGGATGTAGAAACTGTAAAATTAATTTTTTGATCTATCTTTAAATTAAATTTTTCACAAATATTTTTAAATGCATTTTCCATGCAATTTATAGCGATTGATTTTGTTTTTTCAAAATCTATTTTTGAAACTTCCAAAATAATTTCATCATGTATTTGTGAAATCATTTTTGCATTTAAATTATTTTTATTTAATTCGTCTTCTAAATTTACCATAGCCATTTTTAGCAAATCGGCAGCTGCACCTTGAATAGGCATATTAACTGCAGCTCTTTCACCAAATTGCTGAATATTTTTATTTTCGGAAAACAATTCATCTATATTTCTACGTCTAAATGTTATGGTAGTTGCAAAGCCATTTTGTCTAGCCTCATTAATTAGCTTTTGTTTATATTGAATTACATCAGGATACAATTCATTATATCTATCTATAAATTTTTTTGCATCAGAAATTTTTATATTCAATTCTTGTGATAATCCAAAAATAGTTTTACCATATATAATACTAAAATTAATTGTTTTAGCAATTGAACGTTGAACAGGTGTGACATCATCTATTGATTTTAAATTAAATATTCTAGTTGCCGTATCCTTATGCACATCTATTTCATCATTAAATAATTTAATTAAATTATATTCTGGAGCTAATTCGGCAATCATTCTCAATTCCACTTGTGAATAATCTAGACTAAGAAGTATTTTATCATTTGTTGTTATAAAAATTTTCCTAACTTGTTTTTGTAATTCATCTCTTATTGCAATATTCTGAAGATTTGGATCTGAAGATGCTAGTCTTCCTGTTTGTGTTAAACCTTGCGTAAAAATAGAATGTACTCTTCCATCAGATCTTATGTATTTTTCAAATCCTTTTAAATATGTAGAATATAATTTTGACAATTTTCTATATGAAAGTATATCTTTAATCACCAAGGTATCACTTTCAATTTTTTGCAAATTTTCTAAATCCGTTGATTGTTTTTTAGATTCATCATGCAATTTCATTTTATTGAATAAAATATCTGCCAATTGTTTTGGTGATGCAATATTAAAATCATCATTAATAAAATCATTTAGTTGCAATTTAATTTTATCTGTTAAATTATTTAGTTGTTTATATATTGTTTCTGTTTGAAGCATCAATTCTTGTTTATCAATAAGCACTCCAGTTTGTTCCATACGCAATAGACAAAAAGCTAATGGCAATTCTATTTGCTCATAAAGTGTGCGTAAATTATATTCATCTAACCTATTTAAAGTTGGTTGAATAAATTCTCTTAATATATGAGCACAATTGCCCAGATAATTTTTTTTAATTTCTTTATCTATGAATGCAGTTCTTTTAATACCCTTACCAAAAATTAATTCTGATTCCTCAATTTGAATGGAATTATTTGAAATTAAACTAACATGATTTGCAAATGTAGATTTAACATTTGCATCTATCAAATAACAAGCCAACATAAAATCAAAAACAAAAGATTTTTCTGCAACATCATAACCCATATTTTTGAAAGCAGTAATTATTTTTTTAATGTCGTATGTATATTTTAATTTTGTTTCATCTAATAAAAATTTTTGTAATTCTTCATCTTTTATTTTTTCATCTTTTCAATTAAACAGATCTATATCATGATTTGCACCATCAAAAACAAAAATTCCAGTCTGATTAGAAATTGCAAAACCTATAACATCTGATGTATGATAATTTGCATCCATAGTTTCAAGATAAATGTAATTATGTTCGTTAAACATAGAAAGATTAAATTTGCTAATTAATTCTATATTGGAAATTTTTTCAATATTTAAATTATTTATTTTCTGGTCTATAATTGCAAGTAATTTTTTCATTTCATATTTCTTAAAAAAAAGTTTTAAGGCTTCATTGTTAATATTTACACCATCAAATTCTACATGTAAATTTATATCTTTTTTTATAGTTGCAATATATTTCGATTTGATTGCCACTTCTTTTGATTGAATGAACTTCTCTTTTTCTTTTGGTGAAAGTTCATCTATATGAGAATAAATATTTTCTAATGTAGAATAAATATTTAATAATTTTTGAGCGCCCTTCTCACCAATACCTTTTACACCAACAATATTATCTGAACTATCTCCAGAAATACCTTTAAAATCAGGTACCTGATTTGGAGATATGCCTCATAAATTTTTTAATTCTAATTTTGTTGTTTTTATGATTGAATTTGTTTTTGAATCTGTTTTAATCACGGTTGTTTTATCAGAAATTAATTGAAACATATCTTTGTCTGTTGAAAGTATATCTATATAATAATCAGTTGTATTTTCAATTTTAGCTACCATTGTTCCAATTATGTCATCAGCCTCTATTAAATCTAATTCAAAATATTCAATATTTGCCGCA of the Spiroplasma endosymbiont of Labia minor genome contains:
- the mutM gene encoding DNA-formamidopyrimidine glycosylase; protein product: MPELPEVRTVIKILKSSIVGEIISDVRIFWNTLVKFPTKEDLIKRIINKKITDLKSFGKWIFFMLENDDVLVSHLRMTGMWYFEKQSDQFWNQKHLHAVIDFKNGNRISFYDSRGFGVLNLYTKEEFNLKGPQTRMGPEPWDDNFTFENIKPKIFKSKRAIKSIILDQSVISGIGNIYADEILFASSINPERSGDSLNDNEIKQIIIHSKKILEDAILNGGTTIHSYHPKIGETGGFQDKLKIHLRKGKECLRCGKIVMKIRVGERGTYFCPQCQK
- the polA gene encoding DNA polymerase I, translating into MKKILLVDGNSLLFKSFFGTAYTGNILKTSTGIPTNAVFAFTNSLLKVLQADNYYDVKIAFDKGKETFRHKHMPDYKAGRADTPIDLIPQFKIVREMLIAANIEYFELDLIEADDIIGTMVAKIENTTDYYIDILSTDKDMFQLISDKTTVIKTDSKTNSIIKTTKLELKNLWGISPNQVPDFKGISGDSSDNIVGVKGIGEKGAQKLLNIYSTLENIYSHIDELSPKEKEKFIQSKEVAIKSKYIATIKKDINLHVEFDGVNINNEALKLFFKKYEMKKLLAIIDQKINNLNIEKISNIELISKFNLSMFNEHNYIYLETMDANYHTSDVIGFAISNQTGIFVFDGANHDIDLFNWKDEKIKDEELQKFLLDETKLKYTYDIKKIITAFKNMGYDVAEKSFVFDFMLACYLIDANVKSTFANHVSLISNNSIQIEESELIFGKGIKRTAFIDKEIKKNYLGNCAHILREFIQPTLNRLDEYNLRTLYEQIELPLAFCLLRMEQTGVLIDKQELMLQTETIYKQLNNLTDKIKLQLNDFINDDFNIASPKQLADILFNKMKLHDESKKQSTDLENLQKIESDTLVIKDILSYRKLSKLYSTYLKGFEKYIRSDGRVHSIFTQGLTQTGRLASSDPNLQNIAIRDELQKQVRKIFITTNDKILLSLDYSQVELRMIAELAPEYNLIKLFNDEIDVHKDTATRIFNLKSIDDVTPVQRSIAKTINFSIIYGKTIFGLSQELNIKISDAKKFIDRYNELYPDVIQYKQKLINEARQNGFATTITFRRRNIDELFSENKNIQQFGERAAVNMPIQGAAADLLKMAMVNLEDELNKNNLNAKMISQIHDEIILEVSKIDFEKTKSIAINCMENAFKNICEKFNLKIDQKINFTVSTSSGNNWYELK